A single region of the Bacteroidota bacterium genome encodes:
- a CDS encoding YciI family protein: MKKITTTILGLLLLVLTAYGQSAPQTEQTPKPKQTANKQSKFIYVLKLTPTYQNEANWTDETRKIVTAHFNQLKKLKEDGQVILAGKTDYTKDNPANFGIVIFNAENLEAAKKLMNSDPAVMQNVMTAELHPFSLALLINE; the protein is encoded by the coding sequence ATGAAAAAAATTACAACAACAATACTTGGACTTCTTCTGTTGGTTTTAACCGCTTACGGGCAGTCGGCACCACAAACAGAACAAACTCCTAAACCAAAACAAACCGCAAACAAACAGAGCAAATTTATTTATGTGCTTAAGCTAACGCCTACTTACCAAAACGAGGCTAACTGGACAGATGAAACACGTAAAATAGTTACGGCTCATTTTAACCAATTGAAAAAACTGAAAGAGGATGGACAGGTGATTTTAGCAGGAAAAACAGATTATACTAAGGATAATCCAGCTAATTTTGGTATCGTCATATTTAACGCAGAAAATTTAGAAGCGGCAAAAAAATTAATGAACAGCGACCCTGCCGTTATGCAAAACGTAATGACGGCTGAATTACATCCATTTTCATTGGCTTTATTGATAAATGAATAA
- a CDS encoding TIGR01777 family oxidoreductase → MKYLITGGSGLIGKRITQEMLLKNNRVNWLSSSHKQQNGVESFHWDIKANKIDTDCFNEVDAIIHLAGAGVTDHNWTPAYKKEMIDSRILSTRLLFNSLKDLPQKPKVIVSASAIGIYGNITEDLTLENAPAGDTFLAKLTQQWEEEVDWFEQLGIRVVKLRIGIVLAAEGGFLKKVAAPAKWGLGAALGNGKMITSWIHVNDLANMFLFAAHHENINGAYNAVAPHPVSNYEITKQIAKALHKPFFMPNVPAFALRLVFGEMTSIILSSQHISSQKITNAGFTFQFNEIEPAINHLLASK, encoded by the coding sequence ATGAAATACCTGATAACTGGTGGCAGTGGACTGATTGGCAAAAGGATAACACAAGAAATGCTGTTAAAAAACAACAGGGTAAACTGGTTAAGCAGCAGCCATAAACAACAAAATGGGGTGGAATCTTTTCACTGGGATATTAAAGCTAATAAAATAGATACGGATTGTTTTAACGAGGTAGATGCGATTATACATTTAGCAGGTGCGGGGGTTACTGACCACAATTGGACACCTGCCTACAAAAAAGAAATGATAGACAGCCGGATACTATCAACCCGTTTATTGTTTAACAGCTTAAAGGATTTACCACAAAAGCCTAAAGTAATTGTTTCTGCATCGGCTATTGGTATTTATGGCAATATAACGGAAGACTTAACATTGGAAAATGCACCTGCAGGTGATACTTTTTTAGCCAAACTCACTCAACAATGGGAAGAGGAAGTAGACTGGTTTGAGCAATTAGGTATAAGGGTAGTGAAATTACGTATTGGTATTGTATTGGCGGCTGAAGGTGGCTTTTTAAAAAAGGTAGCAGCACCTGCAAAATGGGGCTTGGGAGCAGCTTTAGGCAATGGAAAAATGATAACCAGTTGGATTCATGTAAACGACCTTGCCAATATGTTTTTGTTTGCCGCACACCATGAAAATATAAATGGGGCTTATAATGCGGTAGCACCTCACCCCGTTTCTAATTATGAAATAACAAAACAAATTGCCAAAGCTTTGCATAAACCTTTTTTTATGCCCAATGTACCGGCCTTTGCATTACGCTTGGTCTTTGGCGAAATGACTTCTATTATATTAAGCAGTCAGCATATTTCTTCGCAAAAAATAACAAATGCCGGTTTTACTTTTCAATTTAATGAAATTGAACCCGCTATAAACCATTTATTAGCATCAAAATAA
- a CDS encoding methylmalonyl-CoA mutase family protein, with product METVEAYKPKHKIRIVTAAALFDGHDAAINIMRRIIQASGAEVIHLGHDRSAEEVVDTAIQEDANAIAMTSYQGGHVEYFKFMHDLLAQKGCGHIKIFGGGGGTILPEEMEELHGYGITRIYGPDDGRAMGLQGMINDMLEKCDFATGTNLNGEVKHLKDKDYKSIAKLISAAENFPETFAAQHNEISKNIANSTIPVLGITGTGGAGKSSLVDELVRRFLLDFKTKTVAIISVDPSKRKTGGALLGDRIRMNAIKNPRVYMRSLATRQSNLALSKYVKEAVDIVKAANFDLIILETSGIGQSDTEIIEHSNTSLYVMTPEYGAATQLEKIDMLDFADIIAINKFDKKGALDALRDVKKQFQRNHKLFDKSPDEMPVYGTIASQFNDPGMNSLYKAIMDKIVERSGADLKSNYHISEEMSEKIYIIPPSRIRYLSEISENNRGYDKWVDKQVEIADKLFALQLSVETLSANKNIDAALIDALKAAYKDIELNLDPRNKILLETWEEKKNLFRNEYYVFKVRDKEIKIKTHSESLSHSQIPKVAVPKFRAWGDILRWALQENFPGDFPYTAGIYPFKREGEDPTRMFAGEGGPERTNRRFHYVSQGMPAKRLSTAFDSVTLYGNDPDHRPDIYGKIGNSGVSVWSLDAAKKLYSGFNLADPKTSVSMTINGPAAIICAFFMNAAIDQQCELYIKANGLEAEIDKKIEAIFKAKGTTRPTYNEAMPESNDGLGLMLLGVTGDMVLPADVYAKIKADTLKQVRGTVQADILKEDQAQNTCIFSTEFSLRVMGDVQQYFIDNAVRNFYSVSISGYHIAEAGANPITQLALTLSNGFTFVEYYLSRGMNIDDFAPNLSFFFSNGIDPEYSVIGRVSRRIWAKAMKLKYGGNERSQMLKYHIQTSGRSLHAQEIDFNDIRTTLQALYAIYDNCNSLHTNAYDEAITTPTEESVRRAMAIQLIINRELGLAKNENPLQGSFIIEELTDLVEEAVLSEFDKINERGGVLGAMETMYQRNKIQEESMYYEMQKHTGEFPIIGVNTFLSSKGSPTILPKEVIRSTTEEKEYQITMLNELKKGNEAKGKEMLHTLQQVAIHNGNIFDALMETVKYCSLGQITNALFEVGGQYRRNM from the coding sequence ATGGAAACTGTAGAAGCATATAAACCAAAGCACAAAATTCGTATTGTAACAGCAGCAGCTTTATTTGATGGCCACGATGCCGCCATCAATATTATGCGCAGAATTATTCAGGCGAGTGGTGCTGAGGTTATTCATTTAGGCCACGATAGAAGTGCTGAAGAGGTGGTTGATACTGCTATTCAGGAAGATGCAAATGCTATTGCCATGACATCGTACCAAGGCGGACACGTGGAGTACTTTAAGTTTATGCACGATTTATTGGCACAAAAAGGTTGTGGCCATATTAAAATATTTGGAGGTGGAGGTGGAACCATTCTGCCCGAGGAAATGGAAGAACTGCATGGTTATGGAATTACCCGCATTTATGGTCCGGATGACGGGCGTGCAATGGGTTTACAGGGTATGATAAATGATATGTTGGAAAAATGCGATTTTGCTACCGGAACCAACTTAAATGGCGAAGTAAAACATTTAAAAGACAAAGATTACAAATCAATAGCCAAGCTAATTTCAGCAGCCGAAAATTTTCCGGAAACATTTGCTGCGCAACACAATGAAATATCAAAAAACATAGCCAACAGCACCATTCCAGTTTTAGGTATTACAGGTACCGGTGGAGCAGGTAAATCATCGTTGGTAGATGAATTAGTACGTAGGTTTTTATTAGATTTTAAAACCAAAACAGTAGCTATTATTTCTGTTGACCCAAGTAAACGCAAAACAGGTGGCGCATTATTAGGCGATCGTATTCGTATGAATGCCATTAAAAATCCACGTGTGTATATGCGTTCATTGGCTACACGTCAAAGCAATTTAGCTTTATCAAAATATGTAAAAGAAGCCGTTGATATAGTAAAAGCAGCCAATTTCGATTTAATCATATTAGAAACTTCAGGTATTGGACAAAGCGATACCGAAATTATAGAACATAGCAATACCAGTTTATACGTAATGACTCCGGAGTATGGAGCCGCTACCCAATTAGAAAAAATTGATATGTTGGATTTTGCCGACATTATTGCTATCAATAAATTTGATAAAAAAGGTGCTTTAGATGCATTGCGCGATGTAAAAAAACAATTCCAGCGCAACCATAAGCTATTTGATAAATCGCCCGATGAAATGCCAGTGTACGGAACCATAGCCAGTCAGTTTAACGACCCGGGTATGAATAGTTTGTACAAGGCCATTATGGATAAAATAGTAGAACGCTCGGGAGCTGATTTAAAATCAAACTACCACATAAGCGAAGAGATGAGTGAGAAAATTTATATCATTCCACCATCGCGCATCCGCTATTTATCAGAGATAAGCGAGAACAACAGAGGTTATGATAAATGGGTAGATAAACAAGTAGAGATAGCCGATAAGTTATTTGCTTTACAATTGTCAGTTGAAACCCTATCGGCCAACAAAAATATAGATGCAGCTTTAATTGATGCACTGAAAGCAGCTTACAAAGACATTGAATTAAACCTTGACCCACGCAATAAAATATTACTGGAAACTTGGGAAGAGAAAAAGAATTTATTCCGCAACGAGTATTATGTTTTTAAAGTACGCGACAAGGAAATAAAAATTAAAACCCATTCAGAATCGCTTTCACACTCGCAAATACCCAAAGTAGCCGTTCCTAAATTCAGGGCTTGGGGTGATATATTGCGTTGGGCATTGCAAGAAAATTTCCCGGGCGATTTTCCTTATACTGCCGGTATATATCCGTTTAAACGCGAAGGTGAAGACCCAACACGTATGTTTGCCGGAGAAGGTGGGCCAGAGCGTACCAACAGACGTTTCCATTATGTATCGCAAGGTATGCCGGCCAAACGTTTAAGTACCGCTTTCGATTCAGTTACGCTCTACGGAAACGACCCTGACCATAGACCGGATATATATGGAAAAATTGGTAATTCAGGCGTAAGCGTATGGAGTTTAGATGCAGCTAAAAAACTATATTCAGGTTTTAACTTAGCCGATCCTAAAACATCCGTTTCCATGACCATCAATGGGCCGGCAGCTATTATCTGTGCATTTTTTATGAATGCCGCCATTGACCAACAATGCGAATTGTATATTAAAGCCAATGGATTAGAAGCAGAAATTGATAAAAAGATAGAAGCTATTTTTAAAGCCAAAGGAACCACACGTCCGACCTATAACGAAGCTATGCCCGAAAGCAATGACGGTTTAGGATTAATGTTATTAGGCGTAACAGGCGATATGGTTTTACCGGCCGATGTATATGCAAAAATAAAAGCCGATACTTTAAAACAAGTACGCGGTACTGTGCAAGCTGATATTTTAAAAGAAGACCAGGCGCAAAACACCTGTATTTTCTCTACCGAGTTTTCATTGCGCGTAATGGGCGATGTACAGCAATATTTTATTGACAATGCCGTACGTAATTTCTATTCTGTTTCTATTAGCGGATACCATATAGCCGAAGCAGGAGCCAACCCTATTACCCAGTTGGCATTAACACTTTCAAACGGTTTTACCTTTGTAGAGTATTACTTAAGCCGTGGAATGAACATTGACGATTTTGCACCCAATTTATCATTCTTCTTCTCCAACGGTATAGACCCTGAGTATTCAGTAATTGGTCGTGTAAGCCGTAGAATTTGGGCTAAAGCCATGAAACTAAAATATGGTGGAAACGAGCGTTCGCAAATGTTAAAATACCATATTCAAACTTCCGGTCGTTCCCTACATGCACAAGAAATAGATTTTAACGATATACGCACCACCTTACAAGCTTTATATGCTATTTACGACAACTGTAATTCATTACATACCAACGCATATGATGAAGCTATAACTACACCAACAGAAGAGTCGGTAAGACGTGCTATGGCTATCCAGTTAATTATTAACCGTGAGTTAGGTTTAGCCAAAAACGAAAATCCGTTACAAGGTTCATTCATTATTGAAGAGTTAACCGATTTAGTAGAAGAAGCCGTGTTAAGCGAGTTTGATAAAATAAACGAACGTGGAGGTGTATTAGGCGCTATGGAAACCATGTACCAACGTAATAAAATACAAGAAGAAAGTATGTATTACGAAATGCAAAAACACACAGGTGAGTTTCCTATTATTGGGGTAAATACATTCCTGTCAAGCAAAGGCTCACCAACCATATTGCCTAAAGAAGTTATTCGCTCAACCACCGAAGAGAAAGAATACCAGATTACCATGTTGAACGAGTTGAAAAAAGGCAATGAAGCAAAAGGCAAAGAAATGCTCCACACCTTGCAGCAAGTAGCCATTCACAACGGAAATATATTTGATGCTTTAATGGAAACGGTTAAATACTGCTCATTAGGACAAATTACCAACGCCTTGTTTGAAGTAGGCGGACAGTATAGACGAAATATGTAA
- a CDS encoding MerR family transcriptional regulator translates to MFTSNKNNQSKLASFSIKDIETLTGIKGHTLRIWEQRYGIIKPKRTDTNIRYYDDCDLKLLLNISVLNNHNFKISEIAKLSHCDIAALVVKLTSQNNEYSNQITSLITAMLSFDELDFHQKLNQNIIQYGLEQTFIKILMPLLNEIGILWQIGSIQPVHEHFVSNIIKQKLYVAIESQVGKLCHCKKRFLLFLPESESHSMGLLFANFLIRSRGHEVVFLGQDVPLRDLQEAFKAESPDYIFTIATSCNLKISMQELVDFLSQNWTQSQILVTGYQFMIADLNLPTNVHLIKRMEDFLGFVNGLSIEHLRAS, encoded by the coding sequence ATGTTTACAAGTAATAAAAATAATCAAAGTAAATTGGCCAGTTTTTCGATTAAAGATATAGAAACCTTAACCGGTATTAAGGGTCATACCTTACGTATTTGGGAGCAACGCTATGGTATTATAAAACCAAAGCGTACTGATACCAATATACGCTATTACGATGATTGCGATTTAAAGCTGCTGCTAAACATTAGTGTTTTAAATAACCACAACTTTAAAATTTCAGAAATTGCCAAACTGAGCCATTGCGATATAGCCGCTTTGGTGGTAAAGCTAACTAGTCAAAACAATGAATACTCCAACCAGATAACATCACTAATAACAGCCATGCTGAGTTTTGATGAATTGGATTTTCACCAAAAACTGAATCAGAATATTATACAATACGGCTTAGAGCAAACCTTTATTAAAATACTAATGCCGCTCTTGAATGAAATAGGCATTTTATGGCAAATAGGTTCTATTCAGCCGGTGCATGAGCACTTTGTTTCCAATATTATTAAGCAAAAACTATATGTAGCTATTGAGAGTCAGGTAGGGAAACTATGCCATTGTAAAAAGCGGTTTTTACTTTTTTTGCCCGAAAGTGAAAGCCATTCCATGGGCCTGTTATTTGCTAATTTTTTAATTCGTTCGCGAGGCCATGAAGTTGTTTTCTTGGGGCAAGATGTGCCTTTACGCGATTTGCAGGAAGCTTTTAAAGCAGAATCACCCGATTATATTTTTACCATTGCTACTTCGTGTAACTTAAAAATATCGATGCAGGAATTGGTTGATTTTTTAAGCCAGAATTGGACGCAATCGCAAATATTAGTGACCGGTTATCAGTTTATGATTGCTGATTTAAACCTGCCAACCAATGTGCATTTAATTAAAAGAATGGAAGACTTTTTAGGTTTTGTCAATGGCCTTTCCATTGAGCATTTACGTGCTTCTTAA
- a CDS encoding GNAT family N-acetyltransferase: protein MYQIQSERLILMALSCEEVTILSESRNKLESFLGLNFSNLQLNADDSFLEELSTAITEFILPMVKANQDHFQWFTQWLIVNKLENITIGGIGCNGLPDKNGEVMIGYYIDKKYENKGYATEATSCLIQWMSENPDLKSIIADTLPDGIQSQKVLQKAGFKLLGPVEEGIRWIYSK, encoded by the coding sequence ATGTATCAAATACAATCAGAAAGACTAATACTGATGGCTTTATCCTGCGAGGAAGTCACTATATTATCTGAAAGTCGTAATAAGCTGGAAAGTTTTTTAGGTCTTAATTTCTCCAATCTTCAACTAAATGCGGACGATTCTTTTTTAGAAGAGTTATCTACTGCCATAACTGAATTTATTTTACCTATGGTTAAAGCGAATCAAGACCATTTTCAATGGTTTACTCAATGGCTCATTGTAAATAAATTGGAGAACATAACTATTGGCGGTATTGGCTGTAATGGGCTGCCCGATAAAAACGGGGAAGTTATGATAGGCTATTATATTGATAAAAAGTATGAAAACAAAGGTTACGCAACGGAGGCAACAAGTTGCTTAATTCAATGGATGTCAGAAAATCCGGACTTAAAATCAATTATAGCTGATACACTACCAGATGGTATTCAATCACAAAAAGTACTTCAAAAAGCAGGCTTTAAGTTATTGGGCCCAGTAGAAGAAGGCATCAGGTGGATTTATTCAAAATAA